One genomic segment of Bacteroides caccae includes these proteins:
- a CDS encoding class I SAM-dependent methyltransferase codes for MATTILIPEKDPMGAAISDFFNLHRADRLRVFSSQFEEDEIPVKELFRSMPSMPMLERTALQMATGQILDVGAGSGCHALALQDMGKEVCAIDISPLSVEVMKQRGVKDSRLINLFDETFTETFDTILMLMNGSGIIGRLSNMPDFFRRMKRILRPGGCILMDSSDLRYLFEEEDGSIVIDLAGDYYGEIDFRMQYKSIKGDTFDWLYIDFQTLSLYASECGFKAELVKEGKHYDYLAKLSIV; via the coding sequence ATGGCAACAACAATTCTCATCCCGGAAAAAGACCCAATGGGGGCTGCTATCTCCGATTTTTTCAACCTCCACAGAGCTGACCGCTTGCGAGTTTTTTCTTCTCAATTCGAAGAAGATGAAATTCCTGTCAAGGAGTTGTTCCGTTCCATGCCCTCCATGCCCATGCTGGAACGTACTGCCCTACAAATGGCCACAGGACAAATACTGGACGTAGGCGCAGGAAGCGGATGTCACGCCCTGGCACTTCAGGATATGGGAAAAGAGGTTTGTGCCATTGATATTTCTCCGCTATCTGTCGAAGTAATGAAGCAACGAGGAGTCAAGGATTCCCGTCTTATCAACCTCTTTGATGAAACATTCACAGAAACATTCGACACCATTCTTATGCTTATGAACGGCTCGGGAATCATCGGCAGACTAAGCAATATGCCTGATTTTTTCCGACGAATGAAACGTATCCTCCGCCCCGGCGGATGTATATTGATGGATTCCAGCGACTTACGATATCTGTTCGAAGAAGAAGACGGCAGCATAGTTATCGACTTAGCCGGAGATTATTACGGAGAAATTGATTTCCGGATGCAATACAAGAGTATAAAAGGAGACACATTCGACTGGTTATATATAGATTTTCAGACACTTAGCCTATACGCTTCCGAATGTGGCTTTAAAGCAGAACTTGTGAAAGAAGGAAAGCATTATGATTATCTGGCTAAGCTTAGCATTGTTTAG
- a CDS encoding DUF4468 domain-containing protein yields MNKFTILFLTLFLALPIAMKADSAKEKKDDSRYLVGAVPEVDGKVIFSKEFQIPGMSQAQIYDTVMKWMTERLKENQNVDSRVVYADEDKGTIAGIGEEWIVFSSSALSLDRTLINYQITVTCKPGNCLVELEKIRFTYRDTEKYKAEEWITDKYALNKTKTKLVRGLAKWRRKTVDFADDIFMDVAVAFGAPDTRPKIEKKKKEEEQKAPSIVTATGPIVIGGADKKTDIKVTIGEPAQNAVPAADLTPATPVGKASADMPGYVEIDLKQIPGEVYALMGSGKLVISIGKDEFNMTNMTANAGGALGYQSGKAVAYCTLSPDQSYEAMEKADSYALKLYAPNQTTPSAVIECKKLASQTTPQAGQPRTYVGEIVKLLMKK; encoded by the coding sequence ATGAATAAATTTACAATCCTGTTTCTTACCCTGTTCCTCGCATTGCCGATAGCAATGAAGGCAGATTCAGCAAAAGAAAAAAAAGACGACAGCAGGTATCTCGTGGGAGCTGTCCCCGAAGTAGACGGCAAAGTTATATTCTCTAAGGAATTTCAGATTCCCGGAATGAGTCAGGCACAAATCTATGACACGGTCATGAAGTGGATGACCGAACGTCTGAAAGAAAACCAAAATGTTGATAGCCGCGTTGTCTATGCCGACGAAGACAAAGGAACCATTGCCGGTATCGGAGAAGAGTGGATCGTATTCAGTTCCAGCGCTCTTTCATTAGACCGTACGCTAATCAACTACCAGATCACCGTTACCTGCAAACCCGGCAACTGTCTGGTGGAACTGGAAAAAATCCGTTTCACATACCGTGATACAGAAAAGTACAAAGCGGAAGAATGGATTACCGACAAATACGCACTTAATAAAACAAAGACTAAGTTAGTCCGCGGATTGGCAAAATGGCGTAGAAAAACGGTAGACTTTGCCGATGATATATTTATGGATGTAGCTGTAGCCTTCGGAGCTCCGGATACCCGTCCGAAAATAGAGAAAAAGAAGAAAGAAGAAGAACAAAAGGCTCCGTCGATCGTTACAGCCACAGGGCCGATTGTTATTGGCGGTGCAGATAAGAAAACTGACATCAAAGTGACAATCGGCGAACCTGCCCAAAATGCAGTTCCTGCCGCCGATCTGACTCCTGCAACTCCTGTCGGCAAAGCTTCGGCAGATATGCCGGGTTATGTAGAAATCGACTTGAAACAGATTCCGGGTGAAGTATATGCTTTAATGGGAAGCGGCAAGTTAGTGATTTCTATCGGAAAAGACGAATTCAATATGACAAATATGACTGCCAACGCCGGTGGTGCACTGGGCTATCAGTCCGGTAAAGCCGTTGCTTACTGCACGCTTTCCCCCGACCAGTCTTACGAAGCAATGGAGAAGGCAGACAGTTATGCACTGAAACTCTACGCTCCGAACCAAACAACGCCTTCGGCTGTTATTGAATGTAAGAAACTGGCCTCACAGACTACTCCGCAAGCTGGTCAACCCCGTACTTATGTCGGTGAGATCGTGAAGCTCTTAATGAAAAAATAA
- a CDS encoding VOC family protein yields MEIKSRFDHFNINVTDLERSIAFYGKALGLKEHHRKEASDGSFILVYLTDNETGFLLELTWLKDHTAPYELGENESHLCFRVAGDYDAVRAYHKEMGCVCFENTAMGLYFINDPDDYWIEILPQK; encoded by the coding sequence ATGGAAATAAAAAGTAGATTTGACCATTTTAATATCAACGTCACCGATCTGGAACGAAGTATTGCCTTCTACGGGAAAGCACTCGGATTGAAAGAACATCATCGGAAAGAAGCTTCCGACGGCTCATTCATCCTCGTCTACCTGACAGATAACGAGACGGGATTTCTTCTGGAATTAACATGGTTGAAAGATCATACGGCTCCTTATGAGTTGGGTGAGAACGAGAGTCATCTCTGCTTTCGTGTAGCAGGTGATTATGATGCAGTCCGTGCCTATCACAAAGAAATGGGTTGCGTGTGTTTCGAGAATACCGCCATGGGACTGTATTTCATTAATGACCCGGACGATTATTGGATTGAGATACTTCCGCAGAAATAA
- a CDS encoding MBL fold metallo-hydrolase encodes MILDYIYHSGFALEAEGVTVIIDYYKDSSEAEHSRGIVHDYLLQKPGKLYVLATHFHPDHFNREILTWKEQRPDIHYIFSKDILKSHRAQAEDAIYIKKGETYEDETLRIDAFGSTDVGSSFLIHLQDWSVFHAGDLNNWHWSEESTEEEIRKANGDFLAEVKYLKEKAPDIDLVLFPVDRRMGKDYMKGAKQFIEQIKTTIFVPMHFSEDYEGGNALRNFAENAGCRFISITQRGESFEITK; translated from the coding sequence ATGATACTGGATTACATTTATCATAGCGGTTTCGCCCTCGAAGCAGAAGGCGTCACCGTTATTATCGACTATTACAAAGACTCCTCGGAAGCCGAACATAGCCGGGGAATCGTGCATGATTACCTCTTGCAAAAGCCGGGTAAGCTCTATGTATTAGCCACTCACTTCCACCCCGACCATTTCAACCGCGAAATATTGACCTGGAAAGAACAACGGCCTGACATCCATTATATTTTCTCTAAAGACATTCTGAAATCTCACCGTGCCCAGGCCGAAGATGCCATCTATATAAAGAAAGGAGAAACATATGAGGACGAGACGCTCCGCATCGATGCTTTCGGTTCGACGGATGTGGGCAGTTCATTCTTGATTCACCTGCAAGATTGGAGTGTTTTCCATGCCGGCGATTTAAACAACTGGCACTGGAGCGAAGAATCTACCGAAGAAGAGATACGAAAAGCAAACGGAGATTTCCTTGCAGAAGTTAAATATTTAAAAGAAAAAGCGCCGGACATTGATTTAGTGCTGTTTCCGGTGGACCGGAGAATGGGAAAAGATTATATGAAAGGGGCAAAACAGTTCATCGAACAAATAAAAACTACTATATTTGTGCCCATGCACTTTAGTGAAGATTATGAAGGCGGTAATGCGCTTCGTAATTTCGCCGAAAATGCAGGATGCCGGTTTATCAGCATCACCCAACGGGGCGAAAGTTTTGAAATTACCAAATAA